Proteins co-encoded in one Terriglobales bacterium genomic window:
- a CDS encoding CBS domain-containing protein: MSKVALTELLGAPVFDSAGASGRVREVAMHPQEDSARVAALVVKTKSGDRMLSFAAITNINGGIRSSTPMKDWPKGSESEGTFLLSRDLLDQQIIDVHGRKVVRVNDVDLQHELVNNHVVLKIGGVDVGPRGAVRRLLKGLVPMPALRILLRNIPPREIPWEFVDVIETDPARRVKLKISYERLARLHPADIADIIEELAPAEREAVFETLDHGVAAEALEEVHPKLQASIVESLDSDRAADIVGEMDPDAAAALLKELPEETSEEILGEMEPEERSEVADLLEFSGDTAAGRMTTEYMALPPNATVHDAVEMLRHFEGGIETVSTVYLVDKEGKLVGAVPLSRLVLASAGDPLQPLSMEPLISAHAGASEKEVAELFDKYNLITLPVVDDEGKLTGVITSDDVISLLRSKL; the protein is encoded by the coding sequence ATGTCGAAAGTTGCCCTCACCGAGCTGTTGGGCGCGCCCGTGTTCGATTCCGCGGGCGCGAGCGGACGGGTGCGCGAAGTTGCCATGCATCCCCAGGAAGACTCGGCGCGAGTGGCGGCATTGGTGGTTAAGACCAAGTCCGGCGACCGAATGCTATCGTTCGCAGCGATAACCAACATCAATGGCGGAATACGTTCCTCTACTCCGATGAAGGACTGGCCTAAGGGCTCCGAGTCGGAGGGCACTTTCCTGCTGAGCCGTGACCTGCTGGACCAACAAATAATTGACGTCCATGGACGCAAGGTCGTTCGCGTGAACGATGTGGACCTGCAACACGAGTTGGTCAATAACCACGTGGTGCTGAAAATTGGCGGGGTTGACGTCGGCCCGCGTGGCGCGGTACGTCGGTTGCTCAAAGGACTGGTTCCGATGCCCGCGCTCCGAATCTTATTGCGAAACATTCCGCCGCGCGAGATTCCCTGGGAATTTGTCGACGTAATTGAGACCGATCCAGCTCGCCGGGTAAAGCTGAAGATCTCTTATGAGCGACTAGCACGGTTGCACCCCGCCGATATTGCCGACATCATCGAAGAATTGGCGCCAGCCGAGCGCGAAGCTGTCTTCGAGACTCTGGATCACGGAGTGGCGGCCGAGGCGCTCGAGGAGGTACATCCCAAGCTTCAGGCCTCAATTGTGGAATCACTCGATTCTGATCGCGCCGCCGACATCGTTGGCGAGATGGACCCCGACGCGGCTGCGGCTCTGCTAAAAGAGCTGCCGGAAGAGACTAGCGAAGAAATCCTGGGAGAGATGGAACCCGAGGAGCGCAGCGAAGTAGCCGACCTGCTCGAGTTTAGTGGCGACACGGCTGCCGGACGGATGACCACCGAGTACATGGCCCTCCCGCCCAATGCTACAGTGCACGACGCCGTCGAGATGTTGCGCCACTTTGAGGGTGGGATTGAAACCGTAAGCACCGTGTACCTGGTGGATAAAGAAGGAAAGTTGGTGGGAGCCGTGCCCTTGTCCAGGCTGGTGTTGGCCAGTGCCGGCGACCCGCTTCAACCCCTCAGCATGGAGCCACTGATTTCAGCCCATGCAGGGGCGAGTGAGAAAGAAGTGGCAGAGTTGTTCGATAAATACAATCTTATTACCCTGCCTGTAGTGGATGATGAGGGTAAGCTGACCGGCGTCATCACTTCGGACGATGTGATCAGCCTTTTGCGCAGCAAGCTCTGA
- a CDS encoding ATP-binding protein, whose product MSGKRVSYTLNSTLDSVNHAEETATQVATSAGFGEEDVTKIAMAVRESMVNAVLHGNAYDPAKKVEVVFERTPGSLIITITDEGRGLDASRIPDPLAPENLLKQSGRGIFLIRAFMDDVQIRALHPGTEIKLIKHVHGPAAGHKEASQ is encoded by the coding sequence ATGTCCGGTAAGCGCGTTTCTTACACGCTCAACTCGACGCTCGACAGTGTGAATCATGCGGAGGAAACAGCCACCCAAGTTGCCACCAGTGCCGGTTTCGGTGAAGAAGACGTCACTAAGATCGCGATGGCGGTACGCGAGAGCATGGTGAACGCAGTCCTCCATGGCAACGCTTATGATCCGGCCAAGAAAGTGGAGGTGGTATTCGAGCGGACCCCCGGCTCCCTGATCATTACGATCACCGACGAGGGGCGCGGCCTGGACGCCAGCAGGATTCCCGATCCCCTGGCGCCGGAAAACCTGCTCAAGCAATCGGGGCGAGGAATTTTCTTAATACGTGCATTTATGGATGACGTGCAAATACGCGCTTTACATCCAGGCACCGAAATTAAACTTATCAAGCACGTCCACGGCCCAGCCGCGGGACACAAGGAGGCTTCCCAGTGA
- a CDS encoding STAS domain-containing protein: MSMKTSTRQVDGVVIVDLSGRITLGEGSVVLRDTVRDLVGKGSKKILLNLGDVNYIDSSGIGELVSAFTTVRNQGGELKLLKLTKKVHDLLQITKLYTVFDVKDDEATAIKSFK, encoded by the coding sequence GTGAGTATGAAGACCAGCACACGGCAAGTGGATGGAGTAGTGATCGTTGACCTCAGCGGCCGCATCACTCTGGGCGAAGGCAGCGTGGTCCTGCGGGACACGGTTCGCGACCTGGTGGGAAAAGGGAGCAAGAAGATCCTGCTGAACCTGGGTGACGTCAACTACATTGACAGCTCCGGGATCGGTGAGCTTGTCAGCGCCTTTACCACGGTGCGCAATCAGGGCGGCGAATTGAAGCTGCTGAAGCTGACCAAGAAGGTCCACGACCTGCTGCAAATCACAAAGTTGTATACCGTATTCGACGTTAAAGACGACGAGGCCACTGCGATCAAATCGTTTAAGTAG
- a CDS encoding carboxymuconolactone decarboxylase family protein, whose product MRISRLEKSQVDAGSAEIFDTYLKERGNVPNMFRTAAHRPDILRTLIAHFRAVMNTGTVPAKLKELLVVRTSQINGCEY is encoded by the coding sequence ATGCGCATTTCCCGATTGGAAAAGTCGCAGGTTGACGCTGGTAGTGCCGAAATTTTCGACACCTACCTGAAGGAGCGCGGCAATGTTCCCAACATGTTCCGGACCGCCGCGCATCGCCCGGACATTTTGCGCACGCTGATCGCGCATTTCCGGGCCGTCATGAATACCGGCACAGTTCCCGCAAAGCTCAAAGAGTTGCTGGTTGTGCGGACCTCGCAGATTAACGGCTGT